The following are from one region of the Candidatus Poribacteria bacterium genome:
- a CDS encoding anhydro-N-acetylmuramic acid kinase, whose protein sequence is AFDTGPGNCLIDATVSAVTGGSQTFDLDGAIAKSGRASDEIVASRLGDAYFALAPPKSTGRELFSADYANAIIEEGRRRSLSDADLVATVTELTARSIADAYRRFLAHRGSIDEVYVAGGGARNPELMHRLRIALIDSGIVADAQSPSDIGIRSESKEAVAFAVLARETLRGVPSNLPGVTGASFPVVLGSVTPPQRRDRTGWRTS, encoded by the coding sequence CGCGTTCGACACCGGACCCGGGAACTGCCTGATCGATGCGACTGTCTCCGCCGTGACCGGCGGCAGTCAGACGTTCGACCTCGACGGAGCCATCGCGAAGTCGGGACGAGCCAGTGACGAGATCGTGGCGTCACGGCTTGGCGACGCGTACTTCGCGCTGGCTCCCCCGAAGAGCACCGGACGAGAGCTGTTCAGCGCGGACTATGCGAATGCCATCATCGAGGAGGGACGTCGCCGAAGCCTGTCGGATGCCGATCTCGTGGCGACGGTCACGGAACTGACAGCGCGATCGATCGCCGACGCGTATCGCCGGTTCTTGGCGCATCGAGGCTCGATCGATGAGGTGTACGTCGCCGGCGGAGGGGCGAGGAACCCCGAGCTCATGCACCGACTGCGAATCGCCCTCATCGACAGCGGGATCGTCGCCGATGCCCAGAGCCCCTCGGACATCGGAATCCGATCCGAGTCGAAGGAAGCGGTTGCGTTCGCCGTCCTCGCGCGAGAGACGCTGCGCGGCGTGCCGTCTAACCTTCCAGGTGTCACCGGGGCGTCCTTCCCCGTGGTCCTCGGATCGGTGACGCCGCCGCAGCGCAGAGACAGGACGGGGTGGCGAACATCTTGA
- a CDS encoding O-antigen ligase family protein, with the protein MPHTSGPIDAPDDGRASRWGARLPTAVVWSATIGCALAIGVAAGRNATTLVLPGLVAALVCLIAVVAPHACLHLLAVGLPFSFRFLLPNRSEVQVPSEPLIAALVAALVLDALAARARHNRSDPFPLRAPVTAFVVAVLLSMIPAAFSMGAVKGGARSVAYTLVPFVVWSLLRDRAAFLRVVRLSYAAGVIAAIAMIALLSGRLGDLAHTTAYVGSLFTNYAVYGGYLTVFLLPLLSRTLYDSSARLAVPHHALLAVFGMAMLLCLSRGAWVSLLGGMGYLLAQRSRAVRTRKWAIIAVGVAGLVLLLAVPGVYSSIMSRASTVLDMDYASNRTRLLRWGHALMMFAQNPILGGGFGAFAQQYENESFLGENARFQLGAHSEHLQVLAEMGAVGFLSWIWLLTAFFVYGHRLQKRLTDTFWRSAVLGILAYEAAFVVHFVVGNFLAGDRLSVPFWFGIGALPVIERIARQESASEPGS; encoded by the coding sequence ATGCCACACACTTCGGGTCCTATCGACGCTCCTGACGACGGTCGAGCCTCGCGATGGGGAGCTCGACTCCCCACAGCGGTGGTCTGGTCGGCGACCATCGGTTGCGCCCTCGCCATCGGTGTCGCGGCGGGCAGGAACGCGACGACGCTGGTCCTCCCAGGGCTGGTCGCGGCGCTCGTCTGCCTGATCGCCGTCGTCGCTCCACACGCGTGTCTGCATCTGCTGGCGGTCGGTCTGCCCTTCTCGTTCCGATTCCTGCTGCCGAACCGCTCCGAGGTACAGGTTCCGTCCGAGCCGCTCATCGCCGCTCTGGTCGCGGCGCTGGTCTTGGATGCCCTTGCAGCGCGGGCACGACACAACCGGTCGGACCCCTTTCCACTGCGAGCCCCCGTCACTGCATTCGTCGTCGCCGTGCTGTTGTCGATGATCCCAGCGGCGTTCTCGATGGGGGCCGTCAAGGGAGGAGCTCGATCCGTCGCGTACACGCTGGTACCGTTCGTCGTCTGGTCGCTGCTGCGCGACCGCGCGGCGTTTCTGCGCGTCGTGCGCTTGTCTTACGCGGCTGGTGTCATCGCGGCTATCGCGATGATCGCCCTGCTGTCAGGTAGACTTGGCGACTTGGCGCACACGACGGCGTACGTCGGTTCTCTGTTCACCAACTACGCCGTGTACGGCGGCTACTTGACCGTGTTCCTGCTGCCGCTCCTGTCGCGGACGTTGTACGATTCGAGCGCGCGTCTCGCGGTTCCGCATCACGCGTTGCTGGCGGTCTTCGGCATGGCGATGCTCCTGTGTCTCTCTCGAGGGGCGTGGGTGTCGCTGCTGGGCGGGATGGGCTATCTGTTGGCTCAGAGATCGAGAGCCGTGCGAACCCGTAAGTGGGCGATCATCGCCGTGGGAGTCGCCGGCTTGGTGCTGCTCTTGGCGGTGCCAGGAGTCTACTCGTCGATCATGTCTCGCGCCTCGACGGTGCTGGACATGGACTACGCCTCGAACCGCACGCGCCTGCTGCGATGGGGCCACGCGCTCATGATGTTCGCGCAGAATCCGATCCTGGGCGGCGGCTTCGGCGCGTTCGCGCAGCAATACGAGAACGAGTCCTTCCTGGGAGAAAACGCGCGGTTCCAGCTAGGCGCGCATTCGGAGCACCTTCAAGTGCTCGCGGAGATGGGCGCGGTCGGGTTCCTATCCTGGATCTGGCTCTTGACGGCGTTCTTCGTCTACGGTCATCGGCTCCAGAAGCGGCTCACCGACACGTTCTGGCGGTCTGCCGTGCTGGGGATCCTCGCCTACGAGGCGGCGTTCGTCGTCCACTTCGTCGTCGGCAACTTCCTCGCAGGCGACCGCCTCTCCGTCCCGTTCTGGTTCGGGATCGGGGCGCTGCCGGTCATCGAGCGCATCGCACGTCAGGAGTCGGCGTCCGAACCGGGCTCCTAG